A portion of the Halalkalicoccus subterraneus genome contains these proteins:
- a CDS encoding DNA-directed RNA polymerase subunit H, with protein sequence MDVSEHTLVPEHTLIDEEDLDEVLEEYDIKRTDLPKIKRTDPAIPDEAEVGDVVKIVRESRTTDRAVVYRLVID encoded by the coding sequence ATGGACGTAAGCGAACACACACTGGTACCCGAGCACACACTCATCGACGAGGAGGACCTCGATGAGGTGCTCGAAGAGTACGACATCAAACGCACAGACCTACCGAAGATCAAACGCACCGACCCCGCGATCCCCGACGAGGCGGAGGTCGGTGACGTCGTGAAGATCGTCCGCGAGTCCCGGACGACCGACCGAGCCGTCGTTTACCGACTGGTGATCGACTAA